A genomic window from Cinclus cinclus chromosome 5, bCinCin1.1, whole genome shotgun sequence includes:
- the ASB5 gene encoding ankyrin repeat and SOCS box protein 5 isoform X2, whose translation MSRIYNGSWLEVPWGDGDLGSWADRSPLHEAASQGRLLSLKTLLSQGYNVDTLTIDQVTPLHEACLGDHVGCARILLEAGANVNATTIDGVTPLFNACSRGSAACAELLLQYGAKAQWESCLPSPTHEAASRGHSECLEVLISWGIDVDQDLPHLGTPLYVACVSQQIHCIRKLLYAGANVQKGKHLQTPLHAAAQHSSTEIVNLLLEFGADINAKNSDFERPVDLAAPSSLVEGLLLFHEATPSSLCQLCRLCIRNYLGRARLHLVPQLQLPTILKNFLQYR comes from the exons GTTCTTGGGCAGATCGCTCACCTCTGCATGAGGCAGCCAGTCAAGGACGTCTTCTTTCTCTAAAGACTTTACTGTCACAG GGGTACAATGTAGACACTCTAACAATTGACCAGGTAACTCCACTCCATGAAGCCTGCCTGGGAGATCATGTAGGATGTGCAAGAATCCTCCTTGAAGCAGGAGCAAAT GTAAATGCTACAACAATTGATGGAGTGACACCTTTATTTAATGCCTGTTCGAGAGGCAGTGCAGCATGCGCTGAGCTCCTGTTACAGTACGGTGCCAAAGCTCAGTGGGAGTCCTGTCTGCCATCACCAACACATGAAGCAGCCAGCAGAG GTCACAGTGAATGCCTGGAGGTACTGATATCCTGGGGTATAGATGTTGACCAAGATCTTCCTCATTTAGGAACACCTCTGTACGTAGCTTGTGTTTCACAGCAGATCCATTGCATTCGAAAGCTTCTTTATGCAG GTGCCAACGTGCAGAAAGGAAAGCATTTGCAAACTCCACTCCATGCTGCTGCCCAGCATTCTAGTACAGAGATTGTAAATTTACTCCTTGAATTTGGGGCAGACATAAATGccaaaaattcagattttgagAGGCCTGTTGATTTAGCTGCCCCAAGCAGTTTAGTGGAGGGATTGCTGCTCTTCCATGAAG CCACACCATCTTCTCTTTGTCAGCTCTGCCGACTATGTATCCGGAATTACTTAGGAAGAGCTAGACTGCATCTTGTTCCACAACTCCAGCTGCCAACAATACTTAAGAATTTCTTACAGTACAGATAA